From Planococcus halocryophilus, the proteins below share one genomic window:
- a CDS encoding LLM class flavin-dependent oxidoreductase, with product MKYGFWLPIFGGWLRNVEDEQMPTTFDYAKKVVQSAEKWGYDTTLIAELNLNDIKGMEADSLEAWSTAAGLAAVTEKIEIMTAIRPAFHNPAVTAKMAANIDRISNGRFTLNVVSAWWAEEARQYGGEFTEHDERYDRTDEFLQVVKGMWTEEVFSFKGTYYDVQNARLAPKPVQRPNPILYAGGESPRGKKSIVDACDAYVMHGGTVEEIAAKIEDMKNLRQLAGKSPLQSFGMAAYVVCRDTEEEVAAEYARIVDMKDSSGYVGYDDFVSKSQLEQQVKLEDYSVSNRGLRPNLIGTPEQIAERILAYEQAGLDLLLLQFSPQLEEMERFSKQVMPLVEEKRQALQTLTN from the coding sequence ATGAAATATGGATTTTGGCTGCCGATTTTCGGCGGATGGCTACGCAATGTAGAAGATGAACAGATGCCAACCACGTTTGACTATGCAAAAAAAGTCGTGCAATCGGCCGAAAAATGGGGCTACGACACAACCTTGATCGCTGAACTGAATTTGAATGATATAAAAGGAATGGAAGCCGATTCGTTAGAAGCTTGGTCAACAGCCGCTGGACTTGCTGCTGTGACAGAGAAAATCGAAATCATGACAGCCATACGTCCCGCTTTTCATAACCCAGCGGTCACAGCGAAAATGGCGGCGAATATTGACCGAATTTCCAATGGTCGCTTTACGTTAAATGTGGTATCGGCGTGGTGGGCAGAAGAAGCTCGTCAATACGGCGGGGAATTTACCGAGCATGACGAACGTTATGACCGGACAGATGAGTTTTTGCAAGTCGTTAAAGGCATGTGGACAGAAGAAGTGTTTTCATTTAAAGGAACATACTATGATGTCCAAAATGCGCGTTTGGCACCAAAACCCGTGCAGCGTCCGAACCCAATTTTATATGCTGGAGGCGAAAGCCCGCGTGGTAAAAAATCAATTGTTGACGCTTGCGACGCCTACGTCATGCATGGCGGCACAGTAGAAGAAATCGCAGCAAAAATCGAAGACATGAAAAACTTGCGACAACTTGCTGGGAAATCCCCGCTACAGTCATTTGGCATGGCCGCTTATGTCGTGTGCCGCGATACGGAAGAAGAAGTAGCCGCAGAATATGCCCGCATTGTCGATATGAAAGACTCAAGTGGCTATGTCGGCTATGACGATTTCGTCAGCAAATCCCAACTTGAACAACAAGTAAAACTAGAAGATTATTCTGTCTCCAACCGTGGCCTTCGTCCGAACTTGATCGGCACACCCGAACAAATCGCTGAGCGGATCTTAGCTTACGAACAAGCTGGACTGGATTTACTGTTGCTGCAATTCTCACCGCAACTAGAAGAAATGGAACGCTTTTCAAAACAAGTCATGCCACTCGTTGAAGAAAAACGCCAAGCGCTCCAAACGCTTACCAACTAA
- a CDS encoding class D sortase, with protein MKKKVGVLLLLMGLLFAAWNGYVWLSEMSSSQETIDENDIAQANEIDSVAVPTEALVQEEVTPSLVKKEIPNPRNYEEYARGEEIGWLLIPALDKKYPVYWGTDDDTLTQGVGYHVGNFTTPPDGKQHTVLAGHRDTVFRELGNLKEGDTMFVQFEDVQYEYKIKRTWITDAKDRSVIVAKDKATLTLTTCYPFNFLGAAPDRYIIEAPLVDITDINS; from the coding sequence GTGAAGAAAAAAGTAGGTGTGTTGCTTTTATTGATGGGATTGCTTTTCGCCGCTTGGAACGGCTATGTATGGCTGTCTGAAATGTCTTCTAGCCAAGAAACTATCGATGAAAATGATATAGCACAAGCAAATGAAATCGACAGTGTTGCTGTTCCGACAGAAGCTCTTGTTCAAGAAGAAGTTACTCCTTCGTTGGTGAAAAAGGAAATTCCAAACCCTCGGAATTACGAAGAATATGCACGGGGGGAAGAGATAGGATGGTTGTTAATTCCTGCTCTGGATAAAAAATACCCGGTTTACTGGGGAACAGACGACGACACGTTAACGCAAGGCGTCGGCTATCATGTCGGTAACTTCACCACGCCTCCAGATGGCAAGCAGCATACCGTTTTAGCGGGGCATAGAGACACGGTATTCCGCGAACTGGGCAATTTAAAAGAAGGCGATACGATGTTTGTACAATTTGAAGACGTTCAATACGAATATAAAATAAAAAGGACTTGGATTACAGATGCAAAAGACCGGTCAGTTATTGTTGCAAAAGATAAAGCTACCCTGACACTTACCACTTGTTACCCGTTTAACTTCCTCGGCGCAGCGCCTGACCGTTATATCATTGAAGCACCACTTGTGGATATTACCGATATAAATTCATGA
- a CDS encoding pullulanase yields MSKKLEQKFLMVLVLLLVMSTWMPFVQVQPVQAEDSTATTEREVRLSYIRDDQTYENWNIWAWNTGRVNDQINFDSYDGGVAVAHIAVAPETKEFGFVLRSTEDWNTAEKEFGDRFIQVNKNDSLTKAFVTSGKEQIRIVPDGSAPVIDNGDAMFYYRDKELFSADAMNTIEKVELQFDGETHEMTYEPENERFVFLANNIPTGEQPYTYLVTKAGVTTEVTDPYNTVDGVSTLVFNQADLTVSGTVAPSAIDYNQNAVLRVDIEGVTEDVKITKIVADTSLLGGSAGLEIDPTVKEVSIAVDDDIAAGTKVIPLTVTDAYGNLYKGTAEVEVKTRQSVGEGDFDWDESVIYFMLTDRFFDGDTSNNDPYDLNYDTESRGTYQGGDFKGITNKLDYLDELGVNTIWISPVVENIKYDVRYYETSEPYYGYHGYWANNFGELNPHFGTMEEFHDLIDGAHDRNMKIMVDVVVNHTGYGLKEMDGSITNQPAGYTSDADRERFSDLLRQGADVGTDEVVGELAGLPDFITEDPKVREQIIDWQTDWIEKATTENGNTIDYFRVDTVKHVEDATWMQFKNALTEKMPEFKMIGEAWGAKVDNTQGYLETGTMDSLLDFGFKETARSFLNGSLEAANASLAERNEKLDNTATLGQFLGSHDEEGFLHSLAGDKGKLQVAATLQATAKGQPVIYYGEELGQTGANNYPQYDNRYDFAWDRVEGNEILAHYTKILNFREDYSKVFAKGQRTFVGGSDKDQFLLFSRDYQDQKVYVGLNVAEESKAVTLTMDSADAVVTDAYSGTEYTAIAGKVDLTLPGKADGGTVLLTVKGGNITSVAKADGRVEVEPVPENNIRIHYKREDNVYKNYGAWLWNDVASPSANWPVGATMFEKTDSYGAYIDVPLADGAKNIGFLVMDITAGDVGKDGGDKGFTISSTQANEIWIKQGSDKVYTYEPVDLPANTVRIHYTRDGGDYEDFGIWNWGDVASPSEDWPTGAVNFDGTDRYGAYADIELTEAAKEIGFLVVNEKTQEKDAGDKSFNLLDKFNHLWIKQGDDTVYVSPYDEVASGLGSAEVVSEDTLLLRFNSTDGLTSEKLVAGLAILDADGTAVGVEAAKITGDKTVEVTAQFNIDKLPLSVTYAGRTVSATTGWRMLDKAFSYDGDDLGATYKKGHATLKLWAPKASKVVANFYDKKDATTLLGSIELTLGEQGVWSKDIAPSELGVKDLKGYYYQYEVTNDGITKNVLDPYAKSMAAFTVNTKGEAGPDGDKVGKAAIVDLSGTNPKGFGHASIDGYEKREDAVIYEVHIRDFTADPSIEKKLKSRWGSYTAFIDKLDYIKSLGVTHVQLLPVMAWYFGDETKMGEREQNYSALGNEYNWGYDPHNYFSPDGAYSQDATDPELRVKELKALIDAIHDADMGVVLGVVYTHTAQTSLLNDIVPDYYAYQDDKGNFLGGFGNNLATSHTMAEKLMVDSVKYWFDEYKIDGMRFDMMGDATYPSVQNAYDAAAAINPDALFIGEGWRTFAGHIADPDLAGMGADQDWMDKTDDVGVFSDEMRNELKSGFGSEGEPRFITGGARNVATIFNNIKGQPSNTAADDPGDMVQYIAAHDNLPLYDVIAQSIKKDPAIPENNLEIHKRIRIGNSLVLTSQGTAFIQAGQEYGRTKQWFGEGVPEQKYHELKDEAGKSFGYFIHDSYDSSDAINQFDWQKATNKKDFAVNNTTRTYTEGLIELRKSTNAFRLGEKELVDKNVSLLDIPEMKDSDLVIAYENKSTDNTGNYYVFVNADNKARNFTLGDYDFSKGEIVVDNDEAGTKKVSKPSGFTLSKDILKIDPLTTIVIKVDEKTKKKVKR; encoded by the coding sequence ATGAGCAAGAAATTAGAACAGAAATTTTTAATGGTGTTGGTGTTATTGCTGGTTATGAGTACTTGGATGCCGTTTGTACAAGTTCAACCGGTACAGGCTGAAGATTCGACAGCGACGACCGAACGAGAGGTGCGTTTGTCTTATATTCGTGACGATCAAACGTACGAAAACTGGAACATTTGGGCGTGGAATACGGGCAGAGTCAATGATCAAATCAATTTTGATTCGTATGACGGTGGGGTGGCTGTCGCTCATATTGCCGTGGCGCCAGAAACAAAAGAATTTGGATTTGTTTTGCGCAGCACAGAAGATTGGAATACAGCAGAAAAAGAATTTGGGGATCGTTTTATCCAGGTGAATAAAAATGATTCTTTGACAAAAGCTTTTGTCACGAGTGGAAAAGAACAGATTCGCATTGTACCTGATGGATCGGCGCCTGTTATTGATAACGGAGACGCCATGTTTTATTACCGTGACAAAGAACTTTTCTCAGCGGACGCAATGAATACGATTGAAAAAGTTGAGTTGCAGTTTGATGGCGAAACGCATGAAATGACGTATGAACCGGAAAATGAGCGGTTTGTGTTTTTAGCGAATAATATTCCGACGGGTGAACAACCTTATACATACCTCGTGACAAAAGCGGGTGTGACAACGGAAGTAACGGATCCTTACAATACGGTGGACGGTGTGTCGACGCTTGTATTTAACCAAGCGGATTTAACAGTGAGCGGAACTGTAGCTCCGTCAGCCATCGATTATAATCAAAACGCGGTATTAAGGGTTGATATTGAAGGGGTAACAGAAGACGTGAAAATCACAAAAATTGTTGCGGATACTTCGCTTTTAGGTGGATCTGCTGGACTAGAAATTGATCCGACCGTAAAAGAAGTATCAATTGCAGTAGATGATGATATAGCGGCAGGTACAAAGGTGATTCCGTTAACTGTGACGGATGCTTATGGCAATTTGTATAAAGGAACGGCAGAAGTAGAAGTGAAAACGAGACAGTCAGTCGGAGAAGGAGATTTTGACTGGGACGAGTCTGTGATTTACTTTATGTTAACGGACCGATTTTTTGATGGGGATACGTCTAATAATGACCCATACGATTTAAATTACGATACAGAGTCGCGTGGTACGTACCAAGGCGGCGATTTTAAAGGCATTACGAACAAGCTGGATTATTTAGATGAGCTTGGTGTCAATACGATTTGGATTAGTCCGGTTGTGGAAAACATTAAATACGATGTTCGTTATTATGAAACGTCAGAACCGTATTATGGTTACCACGGTTATTGGGCCAATAATTTTGGGGAGTTAAATCCGCATTTTGGCACGATGGAAGAGTTTCATGATCTGATTGACGGGGCACACGACCGCAACATGAAAATTATGGTCGATGTGGTGGTCAATCACACAGGATACGGCTTAAAAGAAATGGACGGTTCAATCACCAACCAACCAGCGGGCTATACGTCAGATGCCGACCGGGAAAGATTTAGTGATTTGCTTCGTCAAGGCGCGGACGTAGGCACAGATGAAGTGGTCGGTGAACTAGCAGGACTTCCAGACTTTATCACGGAAGATCCAAAAGTTCGCGAACAAATTATCGATTGGCAAACCGATTGGATTGAAAAAGCGACGACAGAAAATGGCAATACCATCGATTATTTCCGTGTAGATACCGTGAAACACGTAGAAGATGCAACGTGGATGCAGTTTAAAAATGCCTTAACGGAAAAAATGCCGGAATTTAAAATGATCGGTGAAGCTTGGGGCGCTAAAGTTGATAATACGCAAGGCTACCTAGAAACCGGCACGATGGATTCATTGCTAGATTTTGGTTTTAAAGAAACGGCTCGGTCATTTTTGAACGGCAGTTTAGAAGCGGCTAATGCGTCTCTTGCCGAACGAAATGAAAAATTGGATAATACCGCAACGTTAGGTCAGTTTTTAGGAAGTCATGATGAAGAAGGGTTCCTCCATTCACTTGCTGGAGATAAAGGAAAGCTACAAGTAGCAGCCACTCTTCAAGCGACAGCAAAAGGACAACCTGTAATTTATTACGGCGAAGAGCTTGGCCAAACAGGAGCTAATAACTACCCACAATACGATAATCGTTATGATTTTGCGTGGGATAGAGTGGAAGGTAATGAAATTTTGGCTCATTACACCAAAATTTTAAACTTTAGAGAAGATTATTCAAAAGTATTTGCGAAGGGTCAGCGCACGTTTGTTGGAGGATCTGATAAAGATCAATTCCTACTGTTTTCTCGTGACTACCAAGATCAAAAGGTTTACGTTGGGTTAAACGTAGCAGAAGAAAGCAAAGCGGTGACTTTAACTATGGATTCTGCAGACGCTGTTGTGACCGATGCGTATTCGGGTACCGAGTATACGGCGATAGCAGGGAAAGTAGACTTAACACTTCCAGGAAAAGCGGATGGCGGTACGGTTTTATTAACGGTTAAAGGAGGCAACATTACCAGTGTTGCGAAAGCTGACGGCAGAGTGGAAGTCGAACCAGTACCGGAAAACAATATCCGCATTCACTATAAGCGCGAAGACAATGTTTATAAAAATTACGGGGCATGGCTATGGAATGATGTGGCATCTCCTTCTGCGAATTGGCCAGTAGGGGCGACGATGTTTGAAAAAACCGATAGTTACGGCGCGTATATCGATGTGCCATTAGCTGACGGCGCGAAAAATATCGGCTTTCTTGTCATGGATATTACCGCAGGTGACGTGGGCAAAGACGGCGGAGACAAAGGCTTTACGATTTCTTCGACACAAGCAAATGAAATTTGGATCAAGCAAGGTTCAGACAAAGTGTACACGTACGAACCGGTAGATTTGCCAGCAAATACAGTCCGTATTCATTACACGCGCGATGGGGGCGACTACGAAGACTTTGGCATATGGAATTGGGGCGATGTCGCGTCTCCTTCAGAAGACTGGCCAACAGGCGCCGTTAATTTTGACGGAACGGATCGTTACGGCGCTTATGCAGATATAGAGTTAACAGAAGCTGCAAAAGAAATAGGATTCTTAGTGGTCAATGAAAAAACGCAAGAAAAAGATGCAGGCGATAAATCATTTAACTTGTTGGATAAATTCAATCACTTATGGATCAAACAAGGAGACGATACAGTTTACGTTTCTCCTTATGATGAAGTCGCATCAGGTCTTGGGTCGGCTGAAGTTGTTTCTGAAGATACACTTCTTTTAAGATTTAACAGCACAGATGGCTTAACTTCTGAAAAATTAGTAGCCGGGTTAGCGATTCTAGATGCGGACGGCACAGCTGTTGGAGTAGAAGCGGCAAAAATTACAGGAGACAAAACGGTCGAAGTCACAGCACAATTTAATATAGACAAATTGCCACTGTCCGTTACGTACGCCGGCAGAACGGTGTCAGCTACTACCGGGTGGAGAATGTTGGATAAAGCATTTTCTTATGACGGCGATGACCTCGGTGCAACGTATAAAAAAGGCCACGCAACATTGAAATTATGGGCTCCAAAAGCAAGCAAAGTCGTGGCGAATTTCTATGATAAAAAAGATGCCACGACGTTACTTGGCAGTATCGAATTAACACTCGGAGAACAAGGTGTTTGGTCAAAAGACATTGCACCAAGCGAATTAGGTGTGAAAGATTTAAAAGGGTATTATTATCAATACGAAGTCACAAACGATGGCATTACGAAAAACGTATTAGATCCGTACGCCAAATCAATGGCGGCGTTTACGGTAAATACGAAAGGTGAGGCAGGTCCAGACGGAGATAAAGTAGGGAAAGCCGCAATTGTCGATTTGAGCGGAACTAACCCGAAAGGTTTCGGCCATGCATCAATTGACGGCTATGAAAAACGGGAAGATGCCGTGATTTACGAAGTGCATATTCGTGACTTTACAGCAGATCCTTCTATTGAAAAGAAATTAAAGTCGAGATGGGGATCGTACACGGCGTTTATCGACAAATTGGATTACATTAAATCTCTAGGCGTCACCCATGTTCAATTGCTGCCAGTTATGGCTTGGTATTTTGGCGATGAAACGAAAATGGGTGAAAGAGAGCAAAACTATTCAGCTCTTGGCAATGAATACAATTGGGGATATGATCCGCATAATTACTTCTCACCAGATGGTGCGTATTCACAAGACGCGACCGATCCGGAATTACGCGTCAAAGAACTAAAAGCATTGATCGATGCAATTCATGATGCAGACATGGGGGTTGTGTTGGGTGTGGTTTATACGCATACGGCGCAAACGAGTTTATTGAACGACATCGTGCCAGATTATTACGCGTATCAAGACGACAAAGGTAACTTCCTTGGCGGATTTGGCAATAACTTAGCAACAAGTCACACAATGGCTGAAAAGCTAATGGTCGACTCTGTAAAGTATTGGTTTGACGAATACAAAATTGACGGCATGCGATTTGATATGATGGGCGACGCTACGTATCCGTCCGTTCAAAACGCTTACGATGCGGCAGCTGCCATCAATCCAGATGCGTTATTCATTGGAGAAGGATGGCGAACATTTGCAGGGCATATTGCAGACCCAGACCTTGCCGGAATGGGCGCTGATCAAGATTGGATGGATAAAACAGATGACGTAGGCGTCTTTTCAGACGAAATGCGAAATGAACTAAAATCTGGTTTTGGCTCTGAAGGCGAGCCGCGATTTATCACAGGTGGGGCACGCAATGTAGCGACTATTTTCAATAACATTAAAGGCCAACCATCCAATACGGCCGCTGACGACCCGGGCGACATGGTTCAATACATCGCTGCACACGACAATTTACCACTTTATGATGTGATTGCGCAATCCATTAAAAAAGATCCAGCAATCCCGGAAAACAATCTTGAAATTCATAAACGCATTCGCATCGGAAACTCGCTCGTTTTAACGTCTCAAGGAACCGCGTTTATCCAGGCTGGCCAAGAATATGGCCGGACAAAGCAATGGTTCGGCGAAGGCGTACCTGAGCAAAAATATCACGAATTAAAAGATGAAGCGGGCAAGTCGTTTGGCTACTTTATCCACGATTCGTATGATTCTTCCGATGCCATCAATCAGTTTGATTGGCAAAAAGCAACAAACAAAAAAGACTTTGCCGTCAACAACACAACGCGCACCTATACAGAAGGCTTGATCGAGTTAAGAAAATCGACAAACGCTTTTCGACTAGGAGAAAAAGAGCTAGTGGACAAAAACGTCTCGCTACTGGACATTCCGGAAATGAAAGATTCCGACTTAGTCATAGCATACGAAAATAAATCCACCGACAACACTGGAAATTACTACGTCTTCGTCAATGCGGACAACAAAGCCCGTAACTTCACATTAGGCGACTACGATTTCTCGAAAGGTGAAATTGTCGTAGACAACGACGAAGCAGGAACCAAAAAAGTCTCCAAACCATCCGGCTTTACGTTATCAAAAGATATATTGAAGATTGATCCGCTGACGACAATTGTCATTAAAGTGGATGAGAAAACGAAGAAAAAAGTGAAGCGTTAA
- the proB gene encoding glutamate 5-kinase, with the protein MEKKRIVVKIGSSSLTDLNGKLSISKLRGHVEALARLKQQGHEVVLISSGAVAAGFKSIGYLSRPDKVVDKQSAAAVGQGLLLQAYADECKKHSIVAAQLLLTKDLYKNANATISNLLERDVLPIINENDSVAMKELTFGDNDMLSALVSKLIDADFLMILTDINGIYQDNPMKNPHAEKYTFLTEVHQEMENAATSEGASGVGTGGMKSKVEAAKTAADADIQVFIGSGEGSEKLVDIFEGKGDGTYIGPLVEPKVLVTL; encoded by the coding sequence GTGGAGAAAAAACGAATCGTAGTGAAAATCGGTAGTAGCTCGTTGACGGATTTGAATGGGAAATTGTCAATTAGCAAACTCCGTGGACATGTAGAAGCATTGGCACGCTTGAAACAACAAGGCCATGAAGTGGTGTTGATTTCGTCAGGCGCAGTCGCTGCAGGATTTAAAAGTATTGGATATTTATCACGTCCAGACAAAGTGGTTGATAAGCAATCCGCTGCAGCTGTTGGCCAAGGGTTATTGTTACAAGCTTACGCAGATGAATGCAAAAAGCACAGCATCGTCGCTGCTCAATTGCTATTGACGAAAGATCTATACAAAAACGCCAATGCCACGATATCCAATTTGTTGGAGCGTGACGTCTTGCCAATCATCAATGAAAATGATTCGGTCGCTATGAAAGAATTGACGTTTGGAGACAATGACATGTTATCCGCTTTAGTCAGCAAGCTCATAGACGCAGACTTTTTAATGATTTTGACAGATATTAATGGCATCTACCAAGACAACCCAATGAAAAATCCACATGCTGAAAAATATACATTCCTCACAGAAGTTCATCAAGAGATGGAAAATGCAGCAACCTCAGAAGGCGCTTCAGGCGTTGGAACTGGCGGGATGAAATCGAAAGTAGAAGCTGCAAAAACTGCAGCAGATGCAGACATCCAAGTGTTTATCGGATCTGGAGAAGGCAGTGAAAAACTGGTTGATATTTTTGAAGGAAAAGGCGACGGCACATATATTGGGCCATTAGTCGAACCGAAAGTATTAGTAACTTTATAA
- a CDS encoding glutamate-5-semialdehyde dehydrogenase yields MTELLKEERMTETELITKAQKAKEAAFHLAKATTAEKNEALEAISAHLLEEQVFILDENAKDVAAGRQAGMNESLVDRLTLDAARLKDMADALIQLTQLNDPIGETLEKWEQPNGLSMTKIRVPIGVVGMIYEARPNVTVDASSLCLKTGNAIVLRGSSTAINSNKAIVQTIRRALEKTKLPVEAVQLLEDTRRETASQMFKLNDYLDVLIPRGGAKLIQTVVQNATVPVLETGAGNCHLYIDGTADVEMAIDIAINAKTQRPSVCNSCESILVHKEWAAEHLAELVTALEEHDVKIHGDATVQQLSSTISPATDEDWAKEYLGFEVAIKVVETVDEAVTHINRYGTKHSEAIISGDAPSVEQFFNEVDAAAVYHNASTRFTDGYEFGFGAEIGISTQKLHARGPMGLPALTSTKYIVRGNGQTK; encoded by the coding sequence ATGACTGAACTTTTAAAAGAAGAACGCATGACAGAAACCGAATTGATCACGAAAGCACAAAAAGCAAAAGAGGCCGCTTTCCACCTAGCGAAAGCTACGACAGCCGAAAAAAATGAGGCGTTGGAAGCCATTTCAGCGCATTTACTAGAAGAACAAGTTTTTATATTGGATGAAAACGCGAAAGATGTAGCGGCCGGACGCCAAGCAGGGATGAACGAGTCGTTAGTGGATCGCTTAACGCTAGATGCAGCCCGTTTGAAAGACATGGCAGATGCGCTGATCCAATTAACCCAATTAAATGACCCCATCGGAGAAACCCTCGAAAAATGGGAGCAGCCCAATGGACTGTCGATGACAAAAATCCGTGTACCGATCGGTGTCGTCGGAATGATCTATGAGGCGCGTCCTAACGTAACCGTTGATGCCTCAAGCCTGTGCCTAAAAACAGGAAACGCAATTGTCTTGCGTGGTAGTTCAACTGCCATAAACTCAAACAAAGCAATCGTTCAAACAATTCGCCGCGCATTGGAAAAAACCAAACTACCGGTAGAAGCAGTTCAATTGCTAGAAGACACACGCAGAGAAACAGCGTCTCAAATGTTTAAACTCAATGATTATTTGGATGTCTTGATTCCACGTGGTGGCGCAAAACTCATCCAAACAGTCGTTCAAAATGCGACAGTACCTGTACTCGAAACTGGAGCGGGCAATTGCCATCTGTATATTGATGGAACAGCAGATGTAGAAATGGCGATAGATATTGCGATTAATGCTAAAACGCAACGTCCTTCAGTCTGCAATTCTTGCGAAAGCATTCTGGTTCATAAAGAATGGGCAGCAGAGCACCTTGCTGAACTGGTAACTGCTTTAGAAGAACACGATGTGAAAATCCACGGAGATGCGACAGTGCAACAACTGTCTTCAACGATTTCACCAGCGACAGATGAAGATTGGGCAAAAGAATATTTAGGATTTGAAGTGGCCATTAAAGTGGTGGAAACAGTCGATGAGGCTGTAACACACATCAATCGCTACGGCACAAAACACTCTGAAGCCATCATTTCAGGGGATGCACCGAGTGTCGAACAATTCTTCAATGAAGTCGATGCCGCAGCTGTATACCACAACGCGTCAACACGTTTTACCGATGGCTACGAATTCGGCTTTGGTGCCGAAATTGGCATCAGTACGCAAAAACTTCACGCGCGCGGTCCAATGGGATTGCCAGCACTGACGTCAACGAAATACATTGTTAGAGGTAATGGACAAACGAAATAA
- a CDS encoding excalibur calcium-binding domain-containing protein, whose translation MKKIGFAIMSLMLVASFTVSAAPMPTDAAAVKVKTYENCTAINKVYKGGIARTSKVKNKGGKTKHKPFVSKALYDANKKSDRDKDLIACEK comes from the coding sequence ATGAAGAAAATCGGATTTGCTATCATGTCTTTAATGCTAGTCGCTAGTTTTACCGTCAGCGCAGCACCTATGCCAACTGATGCAGCAGCAGTAAAAGTAAAAACCTATGAAAACTGTACAGCCATCAACAAAGTCTACAAAGGCGGTATTGCTCGCACTTCAAAAGTGAAAAACAAAGGCGGCAAAACAAAACACAAGCCGTTTGTGTCGAAAGCTTTGTATGATGCGAATAAAAAGAGTGATCGCGATAAAGATTTGATTGCTTGTGAGAAGTAG
- a CDS encoding CHRD domain-containing protein, with protein sequence MKKRLALPLVSVLAVTGFAGSVFAAHEGQEFMAELTPDQETADVESSATGDASVQFSEDGMSLEFTVNAEDLENTLAGHFHSGATGENGPVEIALFNNEEATDYDGEVASGTLSEADLAGEMSWEDFTKAMVAGDIYVNLHTEQYPDGELRGQVEMAEEGDEMPTTASNGPLYTMIGVLMALMGGLLLVGRNQKKAA encoded by the coding sequence ATGAAAAAACGCTTGGCTTTACCACTCGTTTCAGTATTGGCCGTTACAGGTTTTGCCGGATCAGTTTTTGCTGCTCATGAAGGACAAGAGTTTATGGCAGAGTTGACACCAGACCAGGAAACAGCAGATGTCGAAAGCTCTGCAACAGGAGATGCATCTGTTCAGTTTAGCGAAGACGGCATGTCTCTCGAATTCACGGTAAATGCTGAGGATTTGGAAAACACGCTTGCCGGCCATTTTCACAGTGGCGCAACTGGCGAAAACGGACCTGTTGAAATAGCCTTGTTCAACAACGAGGAAGCGACAGATTACGATGGCGAAGTAGCATCGGGCACATTAAGTGAAGCCGACCTTGCCGGAGAAATGTCATGGGAAGATTTCACAAAAGCGATGGTGGCTGGTGATATCTATGTAAACCTTCATACAGAACAGTATCCTGACGGTGAACTTCGCGGGCAAGTAGAAATGGCCGAAGAAGGCGACGAAATGCCGACGACCGCTTCTAACGGACCACTTTACACGATGATTGGTGTGCTGATGGCGTTGATGGGCGGACTATTGCTAGTCGGCAGAAATCAGAAGAAAGCTGCATAG